A single region of the Kocuria rosea genome encodes:
- the nrdF gene encoding class 1b ribonucleoside-diphosphate reductase subunit beta, which translates to MTLEKSESIDKVQLLHHQAQAINWNRIEDPKDDEVWDRLTANFWLPEKVPISNDVPSWKTLTAEEQQLTMRVFTGLTLLDTIQGTVGAVSLIPDAVTLHEEAVYTNIAFMESVHAKSYSSIFSTLSSMKEIDDVFRWSRENPYLQKKADIIIKYYKGDDPLKKKVASTLLESFLFYSGFYLPMYWSSRAKLTNTADLVRLIIRDEAVHGYYIGYKFQRAMALESQERQDELKLYTYELLEELYENEVRYTESLYDGVGWTEDVKKFLHYNANKALNNLGFEALFPKEMTDVSAAILSALSPNADENHDFFSGSGSSYVIGKAVNTEDEDWDF; encoded by the coding sequence ATGACTCTGGAGAAGAGCGAGAGCATCGACAAGGTGCAGCTGCTCCACCACCAGGCCCAGGCCATCAACTGGAACCGGATCGAGGACCCGAAGGACGACGAGGTCTGGGACCGGCTGACCGCGAACTTCTGGCTGCCCGAGAAGGTGCCGATCTCCAACGACGTCCCCTCGTGGAAGACCCTCACCGCGGAGGAGCAGCAGCTCACCATGCGGGTGTTCACCGGTCTCACGCTGCTGGACACCATCCAGGGCACCGTGGGCGCCGTCTCCCTGATCCCGGACGCCGTCACCCTGCACGAGGAGGCGGTGTACACCAACATCGCGTTCATGGAGTCGGTGCACGCGAAGTCCTACTCCTCCATCTTCTCGACGCTGTCCTCCATGAAGGAGATCGACGACGTCTTCCGCTGGTCACGGGAGAACCCGTACCTGCAGAAGAAGGCCGACATCATCATCAAGTACTACAAGGGCGACGACCCGCTGAAGAAGAAGGTGGCCTCGACCCTGCTCGAGTCCTTCCTCTTCTACTCCGGGTTCTACCTGCCCATGTACTGGTCCTCCCGGGCCAAGCTGACGAACACGGCCGACCTGGTGCGCCTCATCATCCGTGACGAGGCCGTGCACGGCTACTACATCGGCTACAAGTTCCAGCGGGCCATGGCCCTGGAGTCCCAGGAGCGCCAGGACGAGCTGAAACTCTACACCTACGAGCTGCTCGAGGAGCTCTACGAGAACGAGGTGCGCTACACCGAGTCCCTCTACGACGGTGTCGGGTGGACCGAGGACGTCAAGAAGTTCCTGCACTACAACGCCAACAAGGCCCTGAACAACCTGGGCTTCGAGGCGCTGTTCCCCAAGGAGATGACGGACGTCTCGGCGGCCATCCTGTCCGCGCTGTCCCCGAACGCCGACGAGAACCACGACTTCTTCTCCGGCTCGGGCTCCTCCTACGTGATCGGCAAGGCCGTGAACACGGAGGACGAGGACTGGGACTTCTGA
- a CDS encoding TIGR02206 family membrane protein encodes MPNEEVFVPYGPTHWAALGICVLGAVLVVMLGRRLRDSPAEVVFSRAFAAVLTTYTVTMLVYRSVPDNFDVHISLPVHLSDLAWMVAVIALWTRARWATALTYYWGLTLNPQAILTPALDSPDFPHIDFIDLWVQHILVLWATLYLIWGRVGRVDWGSYRLAMVVTVMWAMAAFALNSWLGTNYGFLNGKPDNPSILDLLGPWPWYLLVEFLIIAVAWALITWPWTIRRQSTADPRVGAAG; translated from the coding sequence ATGCCGAACGAGGAGGTCTTCGTACCCTACGGCCCCACTCACTGGGCCGCTCTGGGCATCTGCGTCCTCGGGGCTGTGCTCGTGGTGATGCTGGGCCGCCGCCTTCGGGATTCCCCGGCCGAGGTGGTGTTCTCGCGGGCCTTCGCCGCGGTGCTGACCACGTACACGGTGACGATGCTCGTCTACCGATCGGTGCCGGACAATTTCGACGTCCACATCTCTCTGCCGGTCCACCTCTCGGACCTCGCGTGGATGGTCGCTGTCATCGCCCTGTGGACACGGGCCCGCTGGGCGACGGCGCTCACCTACTACTGGGGACTGACTCTCAACCCGCAGGCCATCCTCACCCCGGCACTCGACTCGCCGGACTTCCCCCACATCGACTTCATCGACCTCTGGGTCCAGCACATCCTGGTCCTCTGGGCCACCCTGTACCTGATCTGGGGACGCGTCGGCCGCGTCGACTGGGGCAGCTACCGCCTGGCCATGGTCGTCACCGTCATGTGGGCCATGGCTGCCTTCGCACTCAACAGCTGGCTGGGGACCAACTACGGCTTCCTCAACGGCAAGCCGGACAACCCCTCGATCCTCGACCTGCTCGGACCCTGGCCGTGGTACCTGCTGGTCGAGTTCCTCATCATCGCCGTGGCCTGGGCGCTCATCACCTGGCCCTGGACGATCCGGCGACAGAGCACCGCCGACCCCCGGGTCGGCGCGGCAGGCTGA
- a CDS encoding dihydrofolate reductase family protein: MGIIQVDLFLTLDGVYQAPGGPDEDRAGGFDLGGWQGAYFDDESGATIGAGIERIDALLLGRRTYDIFAGYWPDHGDADPIAATFNTVPKFVVSRTLTDPSWEGTTVLTEVAAEVRALKDRFGEIHVIGSGDLVRTLLREDLVDRLNLLLYPLVLGSGKRVFGDGTVPAAFTLAQPPRAFPKGAVSLVYERAGDPVTGVDVSQPTR; this comes from the coding sequence ATGGGCATCATCCAGGTCGACCTCTTCCTCACCCTCGACGGCGTCTACCAGGCGCCGGGCGGGCCCGACGAGGACCGTGCGGGCGGCTTCGATCTCGGCGGCTGGCAGGGGGCGTACTTCGACGACGAATCGGGCGCGACGATCGGCGCCGGGATCGAGCGCATCGACGCGCTGCTGCTCGGTCGCCGGACCTACGACATCTTCGCCGGCTACTGGCCGGACCACGGCGACGCCGACCCGATCGCCGCGACGTTCAACACGGTGCCGAAGTTCGTCGTGTCCCGCACGCTGACCGACCCGTCGTGGGAGGGCACCACGGTGCTGACGGAGGTCGCCGCCGAGGTGCGCGCCCTCAAGGACCGGTTCGGCGAGATCCACGTCATCGGCAGCGGCGACCTCGTGCGGACGCTGCTGAGGGAAGACCTCGTCGACCGGCTGAACCTGCTCCTCTATCCGCTGGTGCTGGGCTCGGGCAAGCGCGTCTTCGGCGACGGCACCGTCCCGGCCGCCTTCACCCTGGCGCAGCCGCCGCGGGCGTTCCCGAAGGGAGCGGTCTCACTCGTCTACGAGCGGGCCGGCGACCCGGTCACCGGCGTGGACGTCTCCCAGCCGACGCGGTGA
- a CDS encoding MFS transporter codes for MNEQEPGRSRAASAPAGRAALPADATDTSAPIDEAGASPGLVDPEAVDTSVRSPAQRSRTFAGILVNTALANITTSYLWFALTFWVYLETRNVIATGVVGGAYMLLIALSSISFGTFVDRYRKLAVMRFAAAFTLVMFVLAGVLFLLAPAASMADLTRPWIWVFALVVLIGAVVENMRNIALSTTVTILIEPDRRANANGLVGMVQGLMFIVTSVLSGLSVGLLGMGWTVVVAVALTAVAFGHLLTLRMPEEVRAAATDAHGSFDLRGAFAAVLAVSGLFALILFSTFNNFIGGVYMALMDPYGLEMFPVEIWGAVFALGATGFIVGGALIGKFGLGSNPLRTMLFAVMAMGVLGAVFTVREWAWLYVLGIWLYMALFPFVEAAEQTVIQRVVPLERQGRVFGFAMAFESAAAPVTAFLIAPIAQFWIIPYARSAEGGAQLAPLLGEGTSRGIALVFLVAGIVMIAAALLAFLTPVYRRVSASYAQVAAEDAADGVTASRSSA; via the coding sequence ATGAACGAGCAGGAACCGGGCCGGTCCCGGGCCGCCTCGGCACCCGCAGGCCGTGCGGCACTTCCCGCGGACGCGACCGACACGTCCGCTCCGATCGATGAAGCCGGGGCATCACCGGGGCTGGTCGATCCCGAGGCCGTGGACACCTCGGTGCGCAGCCCGGCGCAGCGGTCTCGCACCTTCGCCGGGATCCTGGTGAACACCGCCCTCGCCAACATCACGACCAGCTACCTCTGGTTCGCCCTGACGTTCTGGGTGTATCTGGAGACGCGCAACGTCATCGCCACCGGGGTGGTCGGCGGCGCGTACATGCTGCTCATCGCGCTCTCCAGCATCAGCTTCGGCACCTTCGTGGACCGCTACCGCAAGCTCGCCGTGATGCGCTTCGCCGCAGCCTTCACCCTGGTGATGTTCGTGCTGGCGGGCGTCCTGTTCCTCCTCGCCCCGGCGGCCTCGATGGCGGACCTGACCCGCCCGTGGATCTGGGTCTTCGCCCTGGTCGTCCTGATCGGGGCGGTGGTCGAGAACATGCGCAACATCGCCCTGTCCACCACGGTCACGATCCTCATCGAGCCGGATCGGCGCGCCAACGCCAACGGCCTGGTGGGCATGGTGCAGGGCCTGATGTTCATCGTGACCTCGGTGCTCTCCGGGCTGTCGGTCGGACTGCTGGGCATGGGCTGGACGGTCGTGGTCGCCGTGGCGCTCACGGCCGTGGCCTTCGGGCACCTGTTGACGCTGCGCATGCCCGAGGAGGTGCGCGCCGCGGCCACGGACGCCCACGGCAGCTTCGACCTGCGGGGGGCGTTCGCCGCCGTGCTGGCCGTGTCCGGGCTGTTCGCGCTGATCCTGTTCTCGACGTTCAACAACTTCATCGGCGGCGTCTACATGGCCTTGATGGACCCGTACGGTCTGGAGATGTTTCCCGTGGAGATCTGGGGCGCGGTCTTCGCGCTCGGCGCCACCGGCTTCATCGTGGGCGGGGCGCTGATCGGCAAGTTCGGGCTGGGGTCCAATCCGCTGCGCACCATGTTGTTCGCGGTGATGGCGATGGGCGTGCTCGGCGCGGTGTTCACCGTACGGGAGTGGGCCTGGCTGTACGTCCTGGGCATCTGGCTCTACATGGCGCTCTTCCCCTTCGTGGAGGCGGCGGAACAGACGGTCATCCAGCGGGTCGTGCCGCTGGAGCGGCAGGGCCGTGTCTTCGGCTTCGCCATGGCGTTCGAGTCCGCGGCGGCGCCGGTCACCGCGTTCCTCATCGCACCGATCGCCCAGTTCTGGATCATCCCGTACGCGCGGTCCGCGGAGGGCGGCGCCCAGCTGGCCCCGCTGCTCGGCGAGGGCACCTCGCGCGGCATCGCCCTGGTGTTCCTGGTGGCCGGCATCGTCATGATCGCCGCCGCGCTGCTGGCCTTCCTGACCCCGGTCTACCGCCGGGTCTCGGCGTCGTACGCCCAGGTCGCGGCGGAGGACGCCGCGGACGGCGTCACCGCCTCCCGGTCCTCCGCATGA
- a CDS encoding patatin-like phospholipase family protein gives MERYADLVLEGGGVKGIALVGAIEVLEEHGYRFKRVAGTSAGAIVGALVAAGAPASKLVDIIGSVQYPDFRDGSRLTRYTAGKAAGILARNGIYLGEHLRSWLQSQLDEYGVRTFADLPYTDEERPPAPERSYRLVVTASDISRGRLRYLPWDYDDFGRDRGAQHVVEAVRASMSIPFFYRPVRWDTADGKKAWLVDGGMLSNFPIAAFDAPPGTVPRWPTLGIKLSAHPDAVQGTGYPIKGPVSMSRAMLKTMTGFYDQMHIESPDAQARTIFVDTGTIRATDFNLTDEDRDFLYRSGRAAAEKFLDGSPTRPPWDFDAYIAAHR, from the coding sequence ATGGAACGGTATGCCGACCTGGTGCTGGAGGGCGGGGGCGTCAAGGGCATCGCCCTGGTGGGAGCCATCGAGGTCCTCGAGGAGCACGGCTACCGCTTCAAACGGGTCGCCGGCACCTCCGCCGGAGCGATCGTCGGGGCCCTGGTCGCCGCCGGCGCCCCGGCGAGCAAGCTGGTGGACATCATCGGCTCCGTCCAGTACCCGGACTTCCGCGACGGCTCCCGCCTCACGCGCTACACCGCGGGCAAGGCCGCAGGGATCCTCGCCCGCAACGGCATCTACCTCGGCGAGCACCTCCGATCCTGGTTGCAGTCCCAGCTCGACGAGTACGGGGTGCGGACCTTCGCCGACCTGCCCTACACCGACGAGGAACGGCCCCCCGCCCCGGAGCGGTCCTACCGGCTGGTGGTCACCGCCTCGGACATCAGCAGGGGCCGGCTGCGCTACCTGCCCTGGGACTACGACGACTTCGGCCGTGACCGGGGCGCCCAGCACGTGGTCGAGGCGGTCCGGGCCTCGATGTCCATCCCGTTCTTCTACCGGCCCGTCCGCTGGGACACCGCCGACGGGAAGAAGGCGTGGCTGGTCGACGGCGGCATGCTCTCCAACTTCCCGATCGCCGCCTTCGACGCCCCGCCCGGCACCGTTCCGCGTTGGCCCACGCTGGGCATCAAGCTCTCGGCCCATCCGGACGCGGTCCAGGGCACGGGGTACCCGATCAAGGGGCCGGTGAGCATGAGCCGGGCGATGCTCAAGACCATGACCGGCTTCTACGACCAGATGCACATCGAGTCCCCCGACGCCCAGGCCCGCACGATCTTCGTCGACACCGGCACCATCCGCGCCACCGACTTCAACCTCACCGACGAGGACCGGGACTTCCTCTACCGCAGCGGCCGGGCGGCCGCCGAGAAGTTCCTCGACGGCTCGCCCACCCGACCGCCGTGGGATTTCGACGCCTACATCGCCGCCCATCGCTGA
- a CDS encoding M12 family metallopeptidase, producing the protein MRPLPEGLVGIRQRLVRVMAQKWVNGTVLRYAFREGPEPQRQAVRSAFREWKDLEIGLGFQEVDEPGEAEVRISFDQADGSWSYLGRDVLTIGTQDATMNFGWDLTDEYGRTTALHEIGHTMGLPHEHQNPFAGIVWDEAKVYAFFAGAPNHWSPETTHHNVLRKLGQDEVEGSTWDPDSVMQYSFPGGLIKEPARYQPGISPPGGLSAKDQDWVRKFYPVLPDVLPTLEPFRSTPLTLVPGQQADFEITPALSRKHQIATFGTADTTLVLFEEVDGELRFLAGDDDSGEDRNSTLSAKLFRRRRYVVRVRLAWAGQSGDTAIMCW; encoded by the coding sequence GTGCGTCCCCTCCCGGAGGGGCTGGTGGGCATCAGACAGCGCCTCGTCCGGGTGATGGCCCAGAAGTGGGTCAACGGGACAGTGCTCCGCTACGCGTTCCGGGAGGGCCCCGAGCCGCAGCGCCAGGCGGTGCGCAGCGCGTTCCGGGAGTGGAAGGACCTGGAGATCGGCCTCGGGTTCCAGGAGGTGGACGAGCCGGGGGAGGCCGAGGTCCGGATCTCCTTCGACCAGGCCGACGGGTCGTGGTCCTATCTGGGCAGGGACGTCCTGACGATCGGCACCCAGGACGCGACCATGAACTTCGGCTGGGACCTGACCGACGAGTACGGGCGCACCACGGCGCTGCACGAGATCGGCCACACGATGGGCCTGCCCCACGAGCACCAGAACCCGTTCGCCGGGATCGTCTGGGACGAGGCGAAGGTCTACGCGTTCTTCGCCGGGGCACCGAACCACTGGTCCCCGGAGACCACGCACCACAACGTCCTGCGCAAACTGGGCCAGGACGAGGTGGAGGGCTCGACCTGGGACCCCGACTCGGTGATGCAGTACTCCTTCCCCGGAGGCCTCATCAAGGAGCCCGCCCGCTACCAGCCGGGCATCAGCCCTCCGGGCGGCCTGTCGGCCAAGGACCAGGACTGGGTGCGGAAGTTCTACCCGGTCCTGCCGGACGTGCTCCCGACGCTCGAGCCGTTCCGGTCCACGCCCCTGACCCTGGTCCCGGGGCAGCAGGCGGACTTCGAGATCACCCCCGCCCTGTCGCGGAAGCACCAGATCGCCACCTTCGGGACGGCGGACACCACCCTGGTGCTCTTCGAGGAGGTCGACGGAGAGCTGCGCTTCCTCGCCGGCGACGACGACAGCGGGGAGGACCGCAACTCCACCCTGTCGGCGAAGCTCTTCCGGAGGAGGCGGTACGTCGTCCGCGTCAGGCTCGCATGGGCAGGACAGTCCGGGGACACCGCCATCATGTGCTGGTAG
- the katG gene encoding catalase/peroxidase HPI produces the protein MSQTPDAPVHGSESENPAIDAPTPKTGQPRTVQDWWPNQLDLNVLRKHSTTTDPLGPGFDYAKEFATLDVEELKRDLVELMTTSQAWWPADFGHYGGLFIRMSWHSAGTYRIADGRGGAGEGAQRFAPLNSWPDNANLDKARRLLWPVKQKYGRKISWADLLVLAGNVALESMGFRTFGFGFGREDVWEPEEMFWGPEDTWLGDERYAGDRELSGPLAAVQMGLIYVNPEGPGGNPDPLASARDIRDTFGRMAMNDEETVALIAGGHSFGKTHGAGPADHVGPEPEACPVTGQGLGWRSSYGTGKGPDTITSGLEVTWTSTPTQWGNGFFGNLFGHEWELTESPAGAHQWVAEDATETVPDAFDPGRKHRPTMLTTDLALRADPVYEKISRRFHEHPDEFAEAFAKAWYKLLHRDMGPVTRFLGPWVPEPQLWQDPVPAVDHELVGDEDVAALKETLLGSGLTVAQLASTAWASAASFRGTDNRGGANGARIRLEPQRGWEVNEPERLAEVLRVLEQVREDFNGGRSDGTRISLADLIVLGGCAAVERAARNAGHPVQVPFRPGRTDAAQEQTDVESFAVLEPQADGFRNFVQSDVRLSPETLLLDRAYMLNLTAPEMTVLVGGMRSLGTNHGQSEHGVLTDRKEALTNDFFVNLLAAGTEWRASEDSEEVFEIRDLATDELRWTATAADLVFGSHSQLRAISEVYASDDAQEKFVRDFVAAWVKVMELDRFDLR, from the coding sequence ATGTCCCAGACGCCTGATGCTCCCGTGCACGGCAGCGAGAGCGAGAACCCGGCGATCGACGCGCCCACCCCCAAGACCGGTCAGCCGCGGACGGTCCAGGACTGGTGGCCCAACCAGCTGGACCTGAACGTCCTGCGGAAGCACTCGACCACGACCGACCCGCTGGGCCCTGGCTTCGACTACGCGAAGGAGTTCGCCACGCTCGACGTCGAGGAGCTCAAGCGCGACCTCGTCGAGCTCATGACCACCTCGCAGGCCTGGTGGCCCGCCGACTTCGGGCACTACGGAGGGCTGTTCATCCGGATGAGCTGGCACTCGGCCGGCACCTACCGGATCGCGGACGGCCGCGGGGGAGCCGGGGAGGGCGCCCAGCGGTTCGCCCCGCTCAACAGCTGGCCGGACAACGCCAACCTGGACAAGGCCCGGCGCCTGCTGTGGCCGGTCAAGCAGAAGTACGGCCGGAAGATCTCGTGGGCCGACCTGCTGGTGCTCGCCGGGAACGTGGCGCTCGAGTCGATGGGCTTCCGGACGTTCGGCTTCGGTTTCGGGCGCGAGGATGTGTGGGAGCCCGAGGAGATGTTCTGGGGCCCGGAGGACACCTGGCTCGGCGACGAGCGCTACGCCGGCGACCGCGAGCTCTCGGGCCCGCTGGCCGCGGTCCAGATGGGGCTGATCTACGTCAACCCCGAGGGCCCCGGCGGCAACCCCGACCCGCTCGCGTCCGCCCGGGACATCCGCGACACGTTCGGCCGCATGGCGATGAACGACGAGGAGACGGTCGCGCTCATCGCCGGCGGGCACTCCTTCGGGAAGACCCACGGGGCCGGGCCCGCCGATCACGTGGGCCCCGAGCCCGAGGCGTGCCCGGTCACGGGGCAGGGCCTGGGCTGGAGGAGCAGCTACGGGACGGGCAAGGGGCCGGACACGATCACCAGCGGTCTGGAGGTGACCTGGACCAGCACCCCGACCCAGTGGGGCAACGGCTTCTTCGGCAACCTGTTCGGCCACGAGTGGGAGCTGACCGAGAGCCCCGCGGGGGCCCACCAGTGGGTCGCCGAGGACGCGACCGAGACCGTCCCGGACGCCTTCGACCCGGGGCGGAAGCACCGGCCGACGATGCTGACGACCGACCTCGCGCTCCGGGCGGACCCGGTGTACGAGAAGATCTCGCGGCGGTTCCACGAGCACCCGGACGAGTTCGCCGAGGCGTTCGCCAAGGCCTGGTACAAGCTGCTGCACCGCGACATGGGCCCGGTCACGCGCTTCCTGGGGCCGTGGGTCCCGGAGCCGCAGCTGTGGCAGGACCCGGTCCCGGCGGTCGACCACGAGCTGGTCGGGGACGAGGACGTCGCCGCCCTGAAGGAGACCCTCCTCGGCTCGGGGCTGACCGTGGCGCAGCTGGCCTCCACCGCGTGGGCCTCCGCGGCGAGCTTCCGGGGCACCGACAACCGGGGCGGGGCCAACGGCGCCCGCATCCGGCTCGAGCCGCAGCGCGGCTGGGAGGTGAACGAGCCGGAGCGGCTGGCCGAGGTGCTGCGCGTCCTCGAGCAGGTCCGGGAGGACTTCAACGGCGGTCGGTCCGACGGCACGAGGATCTCGCTGGCCGACCTGATCGTGCTCGGCGGCTGCGCGGCCGTCGAGCGCGCGGCCCGGAACGCCGGTCACCCGGTCCAGGTCCCGTTCCGACCCGGGCGCACGGACGCCGCGCAGGAGCAGACCGACGTCGAGTCCTTCGCGGTGCTCGAGCCGCAGGCCGACGGCTTCCGGAACTTCGTGCAGTCCGACGTGCGGCTCTCGCCCGAGACGCTGCTGCTCGACCGCGCGTACATGCTCAACCTCACCGCCCCCGAGATGACGGTCCTGGTCGGCGGCATGCGGAGCCTGGGGACGAACCACGGGCAGTCGGAGCACGGTGTCCTCACCGACCGGAAGGAGGCGCTGACCAACGACTTCTTCGTCAATCTCCTCGCCGCCGGCACGGAGTGGAGGGCGTCCGAGGATTCGGAGGAGGTCTTCGAGATCCGTGATCTCGCCACGGACGAGCTCAGGTGGACGGCCACCGCCGCCGATCTGGTCTTCGGCTCGCACTCCCAGTTGCGGGCGATCTCGGAGGTCTACGCGAGCGACGACGCGCAGGAGAAGTTCGTGCGCGACTTCGTCGCCGCGTGGGTCAAGGTCATGGAGCTCGACCGGTTCGATCTGCGCTGA
- a CDS encoding FAD-dependent monooxygenase, with amino-acid sequence MDEHEVVVVGGGPTGLMLAGELALAGVDVVVLERRTGQELVGSRAGGLHARTIEVLDQRGVADRFLAEGTTAQVAGFAGTPLDISDFPTRHPYGLALWQNHIERLLAGWIGELGVPVRYGHEVTGVAQDGTGVDVEPADGRPLRAQYVVGCDGGRSRIRKAAGIGFPGWDPTTSSLLAEVELAEEPEWGIHQDAVGKHAFRPPQDGGPAGVMVTEHHVGPGREPTLRDLRAALVAVYGTDYGVHSPTWITRFTDTTRQAASYRNGRVLLAGDAAHVHAPDGGQGLNTGVQDAVNLGWKLAQVVGGTSPEDLLDSYHAERHPVAARVLRLTMAQVALRRPDDRVRAVGETVAELLAMDEPRRRYAATMSGLDIHYDLGAGHPLLGLRMPDLDLRTAGGPARVFALLHAARPVLLELGTPGGVDIGPWADRVRRVTAAHHGRWELPVLGPVTPPTAVLIRPDGHVAWVGEGDTSGLEAALTTWCGPPAGHRAVSADRTGRAP; translated from the coding sequence ATGGACGAGCACGAGGTGGTGGTCGTCGGCGGCGGGCCGACGGGTCTGATGCTGGCGGGAGAGCTGGCACTGGCGGGGGTCGACGTCGTCGTCCTCGAGCGGAGGACCGGTCAGGAGCTCGTCGGCTCGCGCGCCGGCGGGCTGCACGCGCGGACCATCGAGGTCCTCGACCAGCGCGGCGTCGCCGACCGGTTCCTCGCTGAGGGCACGACCGCCCAGGTCGCCGGGTTCGCCGGGACCCCCCTGGACATCAGCGACTTCCCCACCCGGCACCCCTACGGTCTCGCGCTGTGGCAGAACCACATCGAGCGGCTCCTGGCCGGCTGGATCGGCGAGCTGGGGGTGCCGGTCCGCTACGGGCACGAGGTGACGGGCGTGGCCCAGGACGGCACGGGCGTCGACGTCGAGCCGGCCGACGGCCGGCCGCTGCGGGCGCAGTACGTCGTCGGGTGCGACGGAGGACGGAGCCGGATCCGGAAGGCTGCGGGCATCGGGTTCCCCGGGTGGGACCCGACGACGAGCAGTCTGCTCGCCGAGGTGGAGCTGGCCGAGGAGCCGGAGTGGGGCATCCACCAGGACGCCGTCGGCAAGCACGCCTTCCGCCCGCCCCAGGACGGAGGGCCGGCGGGGGTCATGGTGACCGAGCACCATGTGGGGCCCGGCCGCGAGCCCACCCTGCGCGATCTCCGCGCGGCGCTCGTCGCGGTGTACGGGACGGACTACGGGGTGCACAGCCCCACCTGGATCACGCGGTTCACCGACACGACCCGGCAGGCGGCATCCTACCGGAACGGGCGCGTCCTGCTGGCCGGCGACGCCGCGCACGTGCACGCCCCGGACGGTGGGCAGGGCCTCAACACCGGGGTTCAGGACGCGGTGAACCTGGGCTGGAAGCTGGCCCAGGTCGTCGGAGGGACCTCACCGGAGGACCTCCTGGACAGCTACCACGCCGAACGCCACCCGGTGGCCGCCCGCGTGCTGCGCCTCACCATGGCGCAGGTCGCGCTGCGCCGCCCCGACGACCGCGTCCGGGCCGTGGGCGAGACGGTCGCAGAGCTCCTGGCCATGGACGAGCCGCGCCGGCGGTACGCGGCGACGATGTCCGGCCTGGACATCCACTACGACCTCGGCGCGGGACACCCGCTGCTCGGGCTGCGCATGCCTGATCTCGACCTCCGCACGGCCGGCGGCCCGGCGCGGGTCTTCGCCCTCCTGCACGCGGCACGGCCGGTGCTGCTCGAGCTCGGCACGCCCGGCGGTGTCGACATCGGGCCCTGGGCGGACCGCGTGCGACGGGTCACCGCCGCGCACCACGGCCGCTGGGAGCTCCCGGTGCTCGGGCCGGTCACCCCGCCCACCGCGGTGCTCATCCGGCCGGACGGGCACGTGGCCTGGGTGGGCGAGGGCGACACGTCAGGGCTCGAGGCCGCGCTCACCACGTGGTGCGGCCCGCCGGCCGGTCACCGTGCCGTCAGCGCAGATCGAACCGGTCGAGCTCCATGA
- a CDS encoding class I SAM-dependent methyltransferase, producing the protein MVEQSMWMQKVRADPGHSSWYVERFRTMAAAGEDVVGEARLVEAMVPPGSRILDAGCGPGRLGGHLHRRGHTVVGIDVDPALVSAAREDHPGPRWLVGDLAELDLPARGVPEPFDAVVCAGNVMAFLAPSTRLEVLRRLRLHLAADGRAAVGFGAGRGYPFAEFLQDAERAGLVPDVLLSTWDLRPFREDSDFLVAVLRTAEHS; encoded by the coding sequence GTGGTCGAGCAGAGCATGTGGATGCAGAAGGTGCGCGCGGATCCCGGGCACTCGTCGTGGTACGTCGAACGGTTCCGGACCATGGCGGCCGCCGGTGAGGACGTCGTGGGGGAGGCGCGGCTGGTCGAGGCCATGGTCCCGCCCGGCTCCCGGATCCTCGACGCCGGGTGCGGTCCCGGCCGGCTGGGCGGCCACCTGCACCGCCGCGGGCACACCGTCGTCGGGATCGACGTCGACCCCGCGCTGGTCTCCGCCGCCCGGGAGGACCACCCGGGTCCCCGGTGGCTCGTGGGGGACCTGGCCGAGCTGGACCTGCCCGCCCGGGGCGTCCCGGAGCCCTTCGATGCCGTGGTGTGCGCCGGCAACGTGATGGCCTTCCTGGCCCCCAGCACGCGCCTCGAGGTGCTGCGCCGTCTCCGACTCCACCTGGCCGCCGACGGCCGGGCGGCCGTGGGCTTCGGCGCCGGCCGCGGCTACCCGTTCGCGGAGTTCCTGCAGGACGCCGAGCGGGCCGGGCTCGTGCCCGATGTGCTGCTCTCCACCTGGGACCTGCGCCCGTTCCGGGAGGACAGCGACTTCCTCGTGGCCGTGCTGCGGACCGCCGAGCACTCCTGA